A genomic stretch from Candidatus Eremiobacteraceae bacterium includes:
- a CDS encoding molybdenum cofactor guanylyltransferase has translation MRADARTTIILLAGGPATRLPGKLALDVDGEPMVVRSYRRLTALHWPCIVSARTALAPALAGALCDAEVALDEIADGGPLAGLYSAARSTRTPLFFAAAADLPNISVDFARALLAAYDAAPEPKPSAVLPTWPDGHVEPLAALYERDAFVRGAGAALEAGKRKVTAALDGVRVLAYRVEAKDASILLNVNTPADFETLRRTGAAS, from the coding sequence TTGCGCGCGGACGCTCGCACCACCATCATCTTGCTCGCAGGCGGTCCAGCCACGCGCTTGCCCGGCAAACTCGCGCTTGACGTCGACGGCGAGCCGATGGTGGTCCGCTCGTACCGCCGCTTGACCGCGCTGCATTGGCCGTGCATCGTCTCCGCGCGGACCGCGCTCGCCCCCGCGCTTGCTGGCGCGCTGTGCGATGCTGAGGTCGCCCTCGACGAGATCGCCGACGGAGGGCCGCTCGCCGGCTTGTACAGCGCCGCGCGGTCGACGCGCACGCCGTTGTTCTTCGCCGCCGCCGCCGATCTGCCGAACATCTCGGTGGACTTCGCCCGTGCGCTGCTCGCCGCATATGACGCAGCTCCAGAACCGAAACCGTCTGCAGTATTGCCGACGTGGCCGGACGGCCATGTCGAGCCGCTCGCCGCGCTCTATGAGCGCGACGCCTTCGTGCGCGGCGCCGGCGCGGCGCTCGAAGCGGGCAAACGCAAAGTGACCGCGGCGCTCGACGGTGTGCGCGTGCTCGCGTATCGCGTGGAGGCGAAGGACGCTTCGATCTTGCTCAACGTGAACACGCCGGCGGATTTCGAGACGCTGCGGCGGACGGGCGCAGCATCATGA
- the hemB gene encoding porphobilinogen synthase, translating into MRRIVPTPAPQTAGPIPVERPRRLRRSAALRGLVAEHALRVEDLVEPMFVVPGSGVRTAITTMPGIYHQSVDRLVEDAKAAHALGIPAVILFGIPEHKDSAASALADPRGPVPLAAAALKRALPDLVVIADLCACEYTDHGHCGLLDAAGDIDNDSTLALLATGALAYAHAGIDVVAPSDMMDGRVRAIRHALDTDGFTGTAILSYAVKYASAFYGPFREAACSTPAFGDRRTHQMDPPNAREAVREALLDVAEGADAVMVKPALSYLDVVLRVREAVNVPLAVYNTSAEYSMIKAGAAAGWLDEARAVDELLVSCKRAGADFILTYFARAAAGRMAAR; encoded by the coding sequence ATGCGCCGGATCGTGCCGACTCCCGCTCCGCAAACGGCGGGGCCCATTCCAGTGGAACGTCCGCGCCGGTTGCGGCGCAGCGCCGCGCTGCGCGGGCTCGTGGCAGAGCATGCGCTGCGCGTGGAAGATCTGGTCGAGCCGATGTTCGTCGTGCCTGGCAGCGGCGTGCGCACCGCGATCACGACGATGCCCGGCATCTACCATCAGTCGGTCGACCGGCTCGTCGAAGACGCGAAGGCCGCTCACGCGCTGGGCATCCCCGCCGTGATCCTGTTCGGCATCCCCGAGCACAAGGACAGCGCCGCTTCGGCGCTGGCCGATCCGCGCGGCCCGGTGCCGCTTGCGGCCGCCGCGCTCAAACGCGCGCTGCCCGATCTGGTCGTCATCGCGGATCTGTGCGCGTGCGAGTACACGGATCACGGACATTGCGGGCTGCTCGACGCCGCGGGCGACATCGACAACGACAGCACGCTGGCGCTGCTCGCGACCGGAGCGCTCGCGTATGCGCATGCCGGTATCGACGTCGTCGCGCCGTCGGACATGATGGACGGCCGGGTGCGGGCGATCCGCCACGCGCTTGACACGGACGGCTTCACCGGCACGGCGATCCTATCGTACGCCGTCAAGTACGCGTCCGCGTTCTACGGACCGTTCCGCGAGGCGGCGTGCTCGACGCCCGCGTTCGGCGATCGCCGCACGCATCAGATGGACCCGCCCAACGCGCGCGAGGCGGTGCGCGAGGCGCTGCTCGATGTGGCCGAAGGCGCCGATGCGGTCATGGTCAAGCCCGCGTTGAGCTATCTCGATGTCGTGCTGCGCGTTCGCGAAGCGGTCAACGTGCCGCTGGCCGTGTACAACACGAGCGCCGAGTACTCGATGATCAAAGCGGGCGCGGCCGCGGGCTGGTTGGACGAGGCGCGCGCGGTCGACGAGCTGCTCGTGTCGTGCAAACGCGCAGGCGCCGACTTCATCCTCACGTATTTCGCGCGCGCAGCCGCCGGGCGCATGGCCGCGCGCTGA
- a CDS encoding redox-sensing transcriptional repressor Rex: protein MPRRPRPKNSQALSLPRLFLYHRALEDALREGTSVVTSDDLAVRVGRDISSAQIRKDLSYLGTFGRRGQGYDVVMLVRKLARVLGLDRDWRIAIVGFGYLGHALATFLEYREEKFHIAAIFDVAKALVGTRWHGVRISHVDDLEKVLPVLDCGIGIVTVPAAEAQTVAQRLVRCGLGAILNFAPTTLRLPPRIAVRSIDLASELSILTHHLGRM from the coding sequence ATGCCGCGGCGGCCTAGACCCAAGAACTCGCAGGCGCTGTCGCTGCCGCGCCTGTTCCTGTACCATCGCGCGCTTGAAGACGCGTTGCGCGAGGGCACGTCGGTCGTCACCTCCGACGATCTCGCGGTCCGCGTCGGGCGCGACATCTCGTCGGCGCAGATCCGCAAGGACCTGTCGTACCTGGGCACGTTCGGGCGCCGCGGCCAAGGATACGACGTCGTGATGCTGGTGAGGAAACTCGCGCGCGTGCTCGGGCTGGACCGCGATTGGCGCATCGCGATCGTCGGCTTCGGCTATCTCGGCCATGCGCTCGCGACGTTCTTGGAGTATCGCGAAGAGAAATTCCACATCGCCGCCATCTTCGACGTCGCCAAGGCGCTGGTCGGCACGCGCTGGCACGGCGTGCGCATCAGCCACGTCGACGATCTCGAGAAGGTCCTGCCGGTGCTCGACTGCGGCATCGGCATCGTCACCGTGCCGGCGGCGGAAGCGCAGACGGTCGCCCAACGCCTCGTGCGCTGCGGGCTCGGGGCGATCCTCAACTTCGCACCGACGACGCTACGGCTGCCGCCGCGCATCGCCGTTCGCTCGATCGACTTGGCGTCGGAGCTGTCGATCCTCACCCACCATCTCGGAAGGATGTGA
- the hemL gene encoding glutamate-1-semialdehyde 2,1-aminomutase, with the protein MNVKRSQALYEAASRVIPGGVNSPVRAFRSVGGTPLFIARGEGSRIFDADGHEFIDYVGSWGPLIFGHAFPPVVAAIERAARMGTSFGASTALEIELAELIVEAMPSVEQVRFVNSGTEACMSALRLARAFTRRDKIVKCSGCYHGHADSMLVSAGSGALTLGVPDSPGVPAAVAADTIVVPYNHPIALEKAFDDAEDIAAVIVEPVAGNMGVVAPLPGFLGAARDLTTRHGALLIFDEVMTGFRVGYGGAQARYDIQPDLTCLGKIIGGGLPVGAFGGRADIMQHLAPAGDVYQAGTLSGNPLAMSAGIAQLRALKGSDVYDRLESSGVALEAGLTRTLSERGVAARIARVGSMWTLFFTRDPVVDLDSAKLSDTAAYARFFHAMLERGIYLPPSQFEAAFISLAHSKADIEQTVAAARESLDAAAA; encoded by the coding sequence ATGAATGTCAAACGCTCGCAGGCGCTCTACGAAGCCGCGTCGCGCGTCATCCCCGGCGGCGTCAACTCGCCGGTGCGCGCGTTCCGCTCGGTCGGCGGCACGCCGCTGTTCATCGCCCGCGGCGAGGGCTCGCGCATCTTCGATGCCGACGGCCACGAGTTCATCGACTACGTCGGCTCGTGGGGCCCGCTGATCTTCGGCCATGCGTTTCCGCCGGTCGTCGCGGCGATCGAACGTGCCGCGCGCATGGGCACGTCGTTCGGCGCGTCGACCGCGCTGGAGATCGAGCTGGCCGAGCTGATCGTCGAGGCGATGCCCTCGGTCGAGCAGGTGCGCTTCGTGAACTCAGGCACCGAGGCGTGCATGAGCGCGCTGCGCCTCGCGCGCGCGTTCACCAGACGCGACAAGATCGTCAAGTGCTCGGGCTGCTATCACGGCCACGCCGACAGCATGCTGGTGTCGGCGGGCTCGGGCGCGCTCACCCTGGGCGTGCCCGATTCGCCCGGCGTGCCGGCGGCGGTCGCGGCGGACACGATCGTCGTGCCCTATAACCATCCGATCGCGCTCGAGAAGGCGTTCGACGACGCCGAGGACATCGCGGCTGTGATCGTCGAGCCGGTCGCCGGCAACATGGGCGTGGTCGCGCCGTTGCCCGGTTTCTTGGGGGCCGCGCGCGATCTCACGACGCGCCACGGCGCGCTGCTGATCTTCGACGAGGTGATGACGGGTTTTCGCGTCGGCTACGGCGGCGCGCAGGCGCGCTACGACATCCAGCCGGATCTGACGTGCCTGGGCAAGATCATCGGCGGCGGCTTGCCGGTCGGCGCGTTCGGCGGCCGGGCGGACATCATGCAGCATCTCGCGCCGGCAGGCGACGTCTACCAAGCAGGGACGCTGTCGGGCAATCCGCTGGCGATGTCGGCGGGCATCGCACAGCTGCGCGCGCTCAAGGGCAGCGACGTCTACGACCGGCTCGAGAGCAGCGGCGTCGCGCTCGAGGCCGGCTTGACGCGCACGCTGAGCGAACGCGGCGTCGCGGCGCGCATCGCGCGCGTCGGATCGATGTGGACGCTGTTCTTCACCCGCGACCCGGTCGTCGATCTCGATAGTGCGAAACTCTCCGACACGGCCGCCTACGCGCGCTTCTTCCACGCTATGCTCGAACGCGGCATCTATCTGCCGCCGTCGCAATTCGAGGCCGCGTTCATCAGCTTGGCGCACAGCAAAGCCGACATCGAGCAGACGGTGGCCGCTGCGCGCGAGTCGCTCGATGCCGCGGCGGCCTAG
- a CDS encoding class I SAM-dependent methyltransferase, whose amino-acid sequence MAVDAQPIAAPPNAFDELIRAVGDRREQPRPWLDAATYPWAEEDFSSRYVRRANYQALYGMQETGDEVEEIINALRPPAKARLLDLCAGNGRHAIAMALRGYKMTGIDLGPGAVSLARDTARNLGLGIDFRQLDVLHISFEETFDGAYLTCAGVSDFSPADARVILQLTERALVPGGLFVGEYCEPETQRRGEARGWQFVQADSSLFLDVPHLQLDERFYDPATSAQVERAYVVPTDGRTREFTRCRQYYTEAGIRDLLESARFEVVTLAPGSAPGLRKVVGKKS is encoded by the coding sequence ATGGCCGTTGACGCCCAGCCGATCGCCGCACCGCCGAACGCATTCGATGAACTCATCCGCGCCGTCGGCGACCGGCGCGAACAACCGCGACCGTGGCTCGACGCCGCGACGTATCCGTGGGCGGAGGAAGATTTCTCGTCGCGCTACGTGCGGCGCGCCAATTACCAAGCGCTGTACGGCATGCAAGAGACGGGCGACGAAGTCGAGGAGATCATCAACGCGTTGCGGCCGCCCGCCAAAGCGCGGCTGCTCGACCTGTGCGCCGGCAACGGACGCCACGCCATCGCGATGGCGCTGCGCGGGTATAAGATGACCGGCATCGACCTCGGTCCGGGCGCGGTCTCGCTCGCGCGCGACACGGCGCGCAATCTCGGCCTGGGCATCGACTTCCGCCAGCTCGACGTCTTGCACATCTCGTTCGAGGAGACGTTCGACGGCGCATACCTGACCTGCGCGGGCGTCTCCGACTTCAGCCCGGCCGATGCGCGCGTCATCTTGCAGCTCACCGAGCGCGCGCTCGTCCCTGGCGGCCTGTTCGTCGGCGAGTACTGCGAGCCGGAGACGCAGCGTCGCGGCGAGGCGCGCGGCTGGCAGTTCGTGCAGGCCGACTCATCGCTGTTCCTCGACGTGCCGCACCTCCAGCTCGACGAGCGCTTCTACGACCCGGCCACGTCGGCCCAAGTCGAACGCGCTTACGTCGTGCCGACCGACGGACGCACGCGCGAATTCACGCGCTGCCGGCAGTACTACACGGAAGCGGGCATCCGCGATCTGCTCGAGTCGGCGCGCTTCGAAGTGGTCACGCTGGCGCCGGGCAGTGCACCCGGGCTGCGCAAGGTCGTCGGCAAGAAGTCCTAA
- a CDS encoding uroporphyrinogen-III synthase, with the protein MERPLAGIRVMVTRPALASDELAALLRAEGAIVDCAPLVEIGPPPDERALQAAVDDADDADWIVFTSINGVDAFASRRRAPLAAAIRIAAVGAATARAVNASLDREPDVVPARFEAQALADAIAARASKGALVAVFAAQNARPALRRRLLDAGARVQVTEAYSTREAPPADIVRRVSDADIIVLTSGSGARSLVAGLAGKAGRALSATALVCIGPVTAREARRLGLDVAAIAHDATAQGLAAAVARAAHARRR; encoded by the coding sequence ATGGAGCGCCCGCTCGCGGGCATCCGCGTCATGGTCACACGCCCGGCGCTCGCATCCGACGAGCTCGCCGCGCTGTTGCGCGCCGAAGGCGCGATCGTCGATTGCGCGCCGCTCGTCGAGATCGGCCCGCCGCCTGACGAACGCGCACTGCAAGCCGCGGTCGACGACGCCGACGACGCGGACTGGATCGTCTTCACCAGCATCAATGGCGTTGACGCATTTGCGAGCCGCCGCCGCGCGCCGCTTGCGGCCGCGATCCGCATCGCCGCCGTCGGCGCGGCGACGGCGCGCGCCGTGAACGCATCCTTGGATCGCGAGCCGGACGTCGTACCCGCACGCTTCGAGGCGCAAGCGCTGGCCGATGCGATCGCCGCCCGGGCCAGCAAAGGGGCGCTCGTCGCGGTCTTCGCTGCGCAAAACGCCCGGCCGGCACTTCGCCGCCGGCTGCTCGACGCCGGCGCGCGCGTGCAGGTCACCGAGGCGTATTCGACGCGCGAGGCGCCGCCCGCCGACATCGTGCGGCGCGTCTCGGACGCCGACATCATCGTGCTCACTTCGGGTTCGGGCGCGCGCTCGCTCGTGGCCGGGCTCGCCGGAAAAGCGGGCCGCGCCCTGTCCGCCACGGCGCTCGTCTGCATCGGCCCCGTCACCGCGCGCGAGGCTCGCAGGCTGGGCCTCGACGTGGCCGCCATCGCGCACGACGCGACGGCACAAGGGCTTGCGGCCGCCGTCGCGCGCGCAGCCCACGCACGCCGGCGCTGA
- a CDS encoding glycosyltransferase family 39 protein: MMTSQPRGAAPAIAGIRAGALTLVAALYFLGLGNGSLWDNSEPTYGEVVKEMFLTGDWLSMHYNFAPWYIHPPLWMWTAGAAVFAFGLNEFAVRLPSALFGVFGAIATYLAGRRLYGEAAGIVSGLALGTSLEYIVLARLAILDTMLICFIAIATLWGYFALRDGDRHAFWIAVVATALGTMTKGPVAVVLPLISLGAWYLIERWRHRSRAGAASEGFDASAVTRLPWLGGVVLFAILGGSWFVSQAVLHGAPFVDEYIGRSTFGRYLAPFENQPGPIYYYIPLLLLGFFPYVAFLPKAIKEAWLRRGSDEVFLLCAAGVPFAFFSLAQTKLPNYLGIIFPALAILVGGLVGRAIERNDLRSLRGALLMLPLALGLLAVAIVLYVQTQHLGETAQLVAPLALLGWIVVPSAIATFGLTLALRRAWIAPLGLSLMMAGVVAALVLGILPGLEARKPMKGMAQYIQTLWRPGDKIAITGVHGGFSLLFYTDAGPISFLRTETDKANADALLQGGARVYALIVPYEYEDLEAHGIHPRILLRRPTMWLITNR, translated from the coding sequence ATGATGACGTCGCAGCCGCGCGGTGCGGCACCAGCCATCGCAGGCATCCGCGCGGGCGCGTTGACGTTGGTGGCGGCGTTGTATTTCCTCGGCTTGGGGAACGGCAGCCTGTGGGATAACAGCGAACCGACCTACGGCGAAGTCGTCAAAGAGATGTTCCTGACCGGCGACTGGCTCTCGATGCATTACAATTTCGCGCCGTGGTACATCCACCCGCCGCTGTGGATGTGGACGGCGGGCGCCGCGGTGTTCGCGTTCGGCCTCAACGAGTTCGCCGTGCGCCTGCCAAGCGCGCTGTTCGGAGTCTTCGGCGCGATCGCGACCTATCTCGCCGGGCGCCGCTTGTACGGCGAAGCGGCCGGCATCGTGAGCGGCTTGGCGCTGGGCACGAGCCTCGAGTACATCGTGCTCGCCCGCCTGGCGATCCTCGACACGATGCTGATCTGTTTCATCGCGATCGCGACGTTGTGGGGCTACTTCGCGCTGCGCGACGGAGATCGCCATGCGTTTTGGATCGCGGTCGTCGCGACCGCGCTTGGCACGATGACCAAGGGACCGGTGGCCGTGGTCCTGCCGCTCATCTCGCTAGGCGCCTGGTATCTGATCGAGCGGTGGCGGCATCGCTCGCGTGCCGGTGCGGCCTCGGAGGGCTTCGACGCCTCGGCCGTCACCCGGCTGCCGTGGCTCGGCGGCGTCGTGCTGTTCGCGATCCTCGGCGGCTCGTGGTTCGTCTCGCAAGCCGTCCTGCACGGCGCTCCGTTCGTCGACGAATACATCGGGCGCTCGACATTCGGCCGTTATCTCGCGCCGTTCGAAAACCAGCCAGGCCCGATCTACTATTACATACCGCTGCTGCTGCTCGGCTTTTTCCCGTATGTCGCATTTCTGCCGAAGGCGATCAAGGAAGCGTGGCTGCGACGCGGCAGCGACGAGGTCTTCCTCTTGTGTGCGGCCGGCGTGCCGTTTGCGTTCTTCTCTTTGGCGCAGACCAAACTGCCCAATTACCTCGGCATCATCTTCCCCGCGCTTGCGATCCTCGTCGGCGGGCTGGTCGGGCGCGCGATCGAGCGCAACGATCTGCGCAGCCTGCGCGGCGCGTTGTTGATGCTGCCGCTGGCGCTGGGTCTGCTCGCGGTCGCGATCGTGCTCTACGTGCAGACGCAGCACTTGGGAGAGACCGCACAATTGGTCGCGCCGCTGGCGCTGCTCGGCTGGATCGTGGTGCCTTCGGCGATCGCGACCTTTGGGTTGACGCTCGCGTTGCGCCGGGCATGGATCGCGCCGCTTGGGCTCTCGCTCATGATGGCCGGCGTCGTCGCGGCCCTCGTGCTTGGAATCCTTCCGGGGCTCGAGGCGCGCAAGCCGATGAAGGGCATGGCGCAGTACATCCAAACGCTGTGGCGGCCGGGCGACAAGATCGCGATCACCGGCGTGCACGGCGGCTTCTCGCTGCTGTTCTACACCGACGCAGGACCGATCAGTTTCTTGCGCACCGAGACCGACAAAGCCAATGCCGACGCCTTGCTCCAAGGCGGCGCGCGCGTCTACGCGCTGATCGTGCCATATGAATACGAGGACCTAGAGGCGCACGGCATCCACCCCCGCATATTGCTGCGCCGGCCCACCATGTGGCTGATAACGAATCGCTGA
- the hemA gene encoding glutamyl-tRNA reductase encodes MPIVVIGLSHKTAPDEVRNRHAFPAERIGQALAALRDYSAVREAAIVSTCNRLEIYADVADFEVGVEQIKDFLTTYRSMRVDDFDKYLYTLLGAQAVEQLLRVACGLDSMLVGEEQIVGQVKDALTAAQRSGSAGAHLHKLFRTALEAGKRARSETGIGRDVVSLGAAAVELAARHCSIADARAVVVGAGKMGTIVAKHLHARGVAALTIVNRTPARAERLARSIGASAAAPDALGRLLSDADLAITATGGGVHVITAPMVRAAMAARHKPLLLVDIAVPCDVEPSVAALPGVTLYEIGDLRQVVDDTLDERRAEIPAVETIVAERSRGYMRWYQSRAAAPLIATLRTKAETIRRAEIDRLFSRLPELDERQRQLIAGMSVSILNRLLHAPVTKLRETAAEGEQVSDSDLADRLADLAGLGEQLEAQLADALRPPAPQASDR; translated from the coding sequence GTGCCGATCGTCGTCATCGGGTTAAGCCACAAGACCGCACCGGATGAGGTGCGCAACCGCCACGCGTTCCCGGCCGAGCGCATCGGCCAAGCGCTCGCCGCGCTGCGCGACTACAGCGCGGTGCGCGAAGCGGCTATCGTGTCCACCTGCAATCGCTTGGAGATCTACGCCGACGTCGCGGACTTCGAGGTCGGCGTCGAGCAGATCAAAGATTTTCTGACGACCTACCGCAGCATGCGGGTCGACGATTTCGACAAGTACCTGTACACGCTGCTGGGCGCGCAAGCGGTCGAGCAGTTGTTGCGCGTCGCCTGCGGTCTGGATTCGATGCTCGTCGGCGAGGAGCAGATCGTCGGCCAGGTCAAGGACGCGCTGACGGCGGCGCAGCGCTCGGGCTCGGCGGGAGCGCATCTCCACAAGCTGTTCCGCACCGCGCTGGAGGCCGGCAAACGCGCGCGCAGCGAGACGGGCATCGGACGCGACGTCGTGTCGCTTGGTGCCGCTGCGGTCGAGCTGGCGGCGCGCCACTGTTCCATCGCGGACGCGCGAGCCGTGGTCGTCGGCGCCGGCAAGATGGGGACGATCGTGGCTAAGCATCTGCACGCGCGCGGCGTCGCAGCGCTCACCATCGTCAATCGCACGCCCGCGCGCGCCGAACGGCTGGCGCGCTCCATCGGCGCCAGCGCCGCTGCTCCCGACGCGCTCGGCCGTCTCTTGTCGGACGCGGATCTTGCGATCACGGCGACCGGCGGCGGCGTGCACGTGATCACCGCCCCCATGGTGCGCGCGGCGATGGCCGCACGGCACAAGCCGCTCCTGCTCGTCGACATCGCGGTGCCATGCGACGTCGAACCCAGCGTCGCCGCGCTGCCCGGCGTGACGCTATACGAGATCGGCGATTTGCGCCAGGTTGTGGACGACACGCTCGACGAGCGCCGCGCCGAGATCCCCGCCGTCGAAACGATCGTGGCAGAACGCTCGCGCGGCTACATGCGCTGGTATCAATCGCGCGCCGCCGCGCCGCTCATCGCCACCCTGCGCACCAAAGCTGAGACGATCCGGCGCGCGGAGATCGACCGGCTGTTCTCACGCCTGCCCGAGCTCGATGAGCGGCAACGCCAATTGATCGCCGGCATGAGCGTCTCGATCCTCAACCGGCTGCTGCATGCGCCGGTGACGAAGCTGCGCGAGACCGCTGCGGAGGGCGAGCAGGTCTCGGACTCCGATCTTGCGGACCGGCTCGCGGACCTTGCCGGGCTGGGCGAGCAGCTCGAGGCGCAACTCGCCGACGCGCTGCGCCCGCCCGCGCCGCAGGCAAGCGACCGCTAG
- the hemC gene encoding hydroxymethylbilane synthase translates to MPTVTTVRVATRPSALALKQAQAVMDMLARQHGELAFEIVKISTRGDDDQDRSLSSIGGDGIFVKELESALLGNRADIAVHSMKDLPTELPAGVRAGVVPMREDARDVLISRDNQHKTIFGLPNKAIVGTSSLRRAAQVHAIKPLVEVKELRGNIDTRIKKMLDGHYDAIILALAGVQRLGLPPDVGEGSPIPIDEMVPAVGQGALFVQCREADTAMQELIAPLGEPLSSMGVAIERAFLKRMGGGCAVPAGANASVFGDRWLFHAFVGSVDGKHAMRRDAEGIARDEADATAAVEDIADEMLESGARWVIAQYKR, encoded by the coding sequence ATGCCTACTGTTACGACGGTGCGCGTCGCCACACGTCCAAGCGCGCTCGCGCTCAAACAGGCACAGGCCGTGATGGACATGCTCGCCCGACAGCACGGCGAGCTCGCATTCGAAATCGTGAAGATCAGCACGCGTGGCGACGACGACCAAGACCGCTCGCTCTCGTCGATCGGCGGCGACGGCATATTCGTCAAAGAGCTCGAATCGGCGCTGCTCGGCAATCGCGCCGACATCGCCGTGCATTCGATGAAGGACTTGCCGACCGAGCTGCCTGCAGGCGTGCGCGCCGGCGTCGTGCCGATGCGTGAGGATGCGCGCGACGTGCTGATCTCGCGCGACAACCAGCACAAGACCATCTTCGGGCTGCCCAACAAAGCGATCGTCGGCACCAGCTCGCTGCGCCGCGCGGCGCAAGTGCACGCGATCAAGCCGCTCGTCGAGGTCAAAGAGCTGCGCGGCAACATCGACACCCGCATCAAGAAGATGCTCGACGGGCACTACGACGCCATCATACTCGCGCTCGCCGGGGTGCAACGTCTCGGGCTGCCGCCCGACGTGGGCGAGGGCTCGCCGATCCCGATCGATGAGATGGTCCCCGCCGTCGGCCAGGGCGCTCTGTTCGTGCAGTGCCGCGAAGCGGACACCGCGATGCAAGAGCTGATCGCGCCGCTCGGTGAGCCGCTCAGCTCGATGGGCGTCGCGATCGAGCGCGCCTTTCTCAAGCGGATGGGCGGCGGCTGCGCGGTGCCGGCGGGCGCGAACGCGAGCGTGTTCGGCGACCGCTGGCTGTTCCACGCCTTCGTCGGCAGCGTGGACGGGAAACACGCGATGCGGCGCGATGCGGAGGGCATCGCCCGCGATGAAGCCGATGCGACGGCGGCCGTCGAAGACATCGCCGATGAGATGCTCGAATCGGGAGCGCGCTGGGTGATCGCGCAGTACAAGAGATGA
- the ccsB gene encoding c-type cytochrome biogenesis protein CcsB, with the protein MPDSYSQYNTNAASLIDAHVAAYMSWYEAAVVLYLIAALVFAGYWFFRSWTPIGAGIVFASLGIVAQTISLGVRWHYSGHVPWNDLYGSLSVVSLFTAVLFLIFGARYRIWFAAPLAFIFSDALLAYAKGWNKGLEPLVPSLQSSWIYIHVPVVLASYAAFLIGCVLSIMYLFKKADEDRMLVVAGRSVGAAVSAQTADLGLVRPWWLRWVEVVPPSSKLDVAAYRVNSVGEILLTVGIILGALWAHVSWGSYWQWDPKETAALTNWIVYAMYVHLHTRPSMRGTVTAWISIIGFLTVLFSYFAVNIVISGLHSYK; encoded by the coding sequence ATGCCTGATTCCTATTCGCAGTACAACACCAACGCGGCGTCGCTCATCGACGCGCACGTCGCGGCGTACATGTCGTGGTACGAGGCCGCGGTCGTGCTGTATCTCATCGCCGCGCTGGTCTTCGCCGGATACTGGTTTTTCCGCAGTTGGACGCCGATCGGCGCGGGCATCGTCTTCGCCTCGCTCGGCATCGTCGCGCAAACCATCAGCCTCGGCGTCCGCTGGCACTACAGCGGGCACGTGCCGTGGAACGATCTGTACGGCTCGCTCTCCGTCGTCTCGCTGTTCACCGCAGTACTGTTCCTGATCTTCGGCGCGCGCTACCGCATCTGGTTCGCAGCGCCGCTGGCGTTCATCTTCTCCGATGCCCTGCTCGCGTATGCCAAAGGGTGGAACAAGGGGCTCGAACCGCTCGTCCCCTCCTTGCAGAGCAGCTGGATCTACATCCACGTGCCGGTCGTGCTCGCGTCGTACGCCGCGTTTCTCATCGGCTGCGTGCTCAGCATCATGTACTTGTTCAAGAAAGCCGACGAAGACCGCATGCTGGTCGTGGCGGGCCGGTCGGTCGGCGCAGCGGTGTCGGCGCAGACGGCCGATCTCGGCCTGGTGCGGCCCTGGTGGCTGAGGTGGGTGGAAGTGGTTCCGCCCTCGAGCAAGCTCGACGTCGCGGCGTATCGCGTCAATTCGGTCGGCGAGATCCTGCTCACCGTCGGCATCATCCTCGGCGCGCTGTGGGCGCACGTCTCATGGGGCAGCTACTGGCAATGGGATCCGAAGGAGACGGCCGCGCTCACCAACTGGATCGTCTACGCGATGTACGTCCATCTCCATACCAGACCGTCGATGCGCGGCACGGTCACCGCATGGATCTCGATCATCGGTTTCCTGACGGTGCTGTTCAGCTACTTCGCGGTGAATATCGTGATCAGCGGCCTGCATTCATACAAGTGA